From Algoriphagus sp. NG3, the proteins below share one genomic window:
- a CDS encoding AI-2E family transporter → MKSKNILITVSLSVLGAYFFILGTIEAAGFLKPLAIAILLTLICIPISRKLESWKLSRGLSALFCVILSFLVFISFFVILTAQISNISERWPEIKEKILPKLEEAQQLIEDKTGLNLEHQFEMFYSTIGSSSDTGEEDESSETLNNPTSTSESYSSQPTSDQLISSASQEIGSILKNFFGFLGNSALTLIYLFFLLLYRNKVKRSILKFFESENRKEAEEVMRHSIHMALNFVVGRFTLIAFLAIIYSIGLSLSGIENAILISLIAATLSLLPYVGNIIGYGLALVMAVFAGAEIWGLIGVTLTFSVAQFVESYILEPYVVGSKVELNPLVTIVVVVLGGSIWGVAGMILSIPIAGISKIIFDASPVLQPLGYSLGEEDIKGADEQNFLSRWGEKLWRKISK, encoded by the coding sequence ATGAAATCGAAGAATATTCTAATAACTGTAAGTCTTTCAGTATTAGGTGCATATTTTTTTATTTTAGGCACTATAGAAGCTGCGGGTTTTCTCAAACCGCTAGCTATAGCAATACTATTGACCTTAATCTGTATCCCAATAAGCAGGAAATTGGAAAGCTGGAAGCTATCCAGAGGGCTTTCTGCCCTTTTTTGTGTGATATTAAGTTTTTTAGTGTTTATTTCTTTTTTTGTAATCCTAACTGCCCAGATATCAAACATATCGGAGCGATGGCCTGAGATCAAAGAAAAAATCCTACCCAAGCTGGAAGAAGCGCAACAACTTATTGAAGATAAAACCGGGTTGAATCTCGAGCATCAGTTTGAGATGTTCTACTCCACTATTGGCAGCAGTTCAGATACTGGTGAAGAGGATGAGAGCTCAGAAACTTTAAATAATCCAACGAGCACATCTGAAAGTTATTCATCCCAACCTACTTCTGATCAACTGATTAGCAGTGCATCTCAGGAAATAGGATCTATCTTGAAGAACTTCTTTGGTTTTCTCGGCAATAGTGCACTTACATTGATTTATCTTTTCTTTTTACTGCTATATAGGAATAAGGTCAAGCGCTCAATTTTAAAGTTTTTTGAATCAGAAAACAGGAAGGAAGCTGAGGAAGTCATGAGGCATTCGATTCACATGGCATTGAATTTTGTAGTGGGCAGATTTACACTGATTGCTTTTTTAGCTATCATTTACAGCATCGGTCTATCTCTGTCTGGGATAGAAAATGCCATTTTGATCAGCTTGATAGCTGCGACACTATCTCTGCTTCCCTATGTTGGGAACATAATAGGCTATGGACTTGCATTAGTGATGGCGGTATTTGCAGGAGCGGAAATTTGGGGGTTGATAGGAGTTACCTTGACATTTAGTGTAGCTCAGTTTGTGGAGAGTTATATCCTAGAGCCATATGTAGTAGGTAGCAAGGTGGAGCTCAATCCTTTGGTTACTATTGTAGTAGTTGTGCTAGGTGGATCAATTTGGGGCGTGGCAGGTATGATACTCAGCATTCCTATTGCCGGTATTTCCAAGATAATATTCGATGCCTCTCCTGTATTGCAGCCTTTGGGTTATTCGCTAGGAGAAGAAGATATCAAAGGAGCAGATGAACAAAACTTCCTTAGCAGATGGGGAGAAAAGCTTTGGAGGAAAATCAGTAAATAG
- a CDS encoding sorbosone dehydrogenase family protein — protein MRIKIILPLVALTAMTFASCEQKVSEEEKEQLSESSPDTVNTAIGELILPPPYSTESVKNHSKVLGWEEGKAPKAPTEFTVTKFADELDNPRNTYVASNGDIFVVESNTKSSADRITVFRDEDKNGEYETREIFKEGLNQPYGMLILNDFFYIANTDGLYRFPYKLGQLQLEGEGEKLVELPAGGYNNHWTRNLIANEDGSKIYISVGSASNNGEYGMDEEHRRAAILEINPDGSEEVIYASGLRNPVGMSWNPSTKELWTAVNERDELGDDLVPDYITSVKKGGFYGWPYSYFGSIEDPRMQGEAPDLVARAIVPDVPVGNHTASLGLTFYEGDAFPEEYRRGAFVGQHGSWNRENLAGYKVIFVPFENGKPSGEPRDFLTGFVSDSDDSEVFGRPVDVSVLPDGSLLVNDDSGNTLWKVAYAGK, from the coding sequence ATGAGAATTAAAATTATACTCCCCTTGGTCGCATTGACCGCCATGACTTTTGCATCGTGTGAGCAAAAAGTTTCTGAAGAAGAGAAGGAACAATTATCCGAATCTAGCCCGGACACTGTAAATACTGCCATTGGAGAACTTATATTACCTCCTCCATATTCAACAGAGTCTGTAAAAAATCACAGCAAGGTATTAGGCTGGGAGGAAGGCAAGGCTCCTAAAGCACCGACAGAATTTACTGTTACCAAATTCGCAGACGAATTGGATAATCCAAGAAATACCTACGTGGCTTCCAATGGTGATATTTTTGTAGTAGAAAGCAACACCAAAAGCAGTGCGGACCGTATCACGGTCTTCAGGGACGAGGACAAAAACGGCGAGTATGAAACCCGGGAAATATTTAAGGAAGGCCTGAACCAGCCTTATGGGATGCTGATTTTGAATGATTTCTTCTACATAGCCAATACAGATGGGCTGTACAGGTTTCCGTATAAACTTGGACAGCTGCAACTGGAAGGAGAAGGAGAAAAGCTAGTGGAGCTACCCGCTGGCGGCTATAACAATCACTGGACTAGAAACTTGATCGCCAATGAAGACGGAAGCAAGATCTATATCTCGGTAGGCTCAGCTAGTAATAATGGTGAATATGGAATGGATGAGGAGCACAGGAGGGCGGCTATTCTGGAAATCAATCCAGACGGATCCGAGGAGGTTATATATGCGAGTGGATTGAGAAATCCAGTAGGTATGTCCTGGAATCCTTCTACCAAGGAGCTTTGGACAGCGGTAAATGAGCGGGATGAACTCGGAGATGATTTGGTGCCTGATTACATCACCAGTGTGAAAAAGGGAGGTTTTTATGGCTGGCCTTATTCTTATTTTGGATCGATAGAAGATCCAAGAATGCAGGGTGAAGCTCCTGATTTGGTGGCAAGAGCTATAGTTCCTGACGTTCCTGTAGGAAATCACACAGCCTCACTGGGGTTGACTTTTTATGAAGGTGACGCATTTCCTGAAGAATATAGAAGGGGGGCATTTGTGGGGCAGCATGGTTCGTGGAACCGTGAAAACCTGGCTGGTTACAAAGTTATCTTTGTGCCCTTTGAGAATGGCAAACCATCAGGAGAACCTCGGGACTTTCTTACAGGCTTTGTTTCAGATTCTGATGATTCCGAAGTTTTTGGGAGACCTGTGGATGTTTCGGTTTTACCTGACGGATCGCTGCTGGTAAATGACGATAGCGGAAATACTTTATGGAAAGTAGCCTATGCGGGTAAATAG